Proteins from a genomic interval of Chryseobacterium indologenes:
- a CDS encoding septal ring lytic transglycosylase RlpA family protein codes for MMKRFILVIIMMISTLGIYSFTNNALDAKKTSYASYYHDKFNGRKTASGEIFDNSKFTAANRTLPFGTNVKVTNLKNGKEVIVRINDRGPFHSSRSLDMSKAAFDEIGDISHGTIPVEYEIVD; via the coding sequence ATGATGAAAAGATTCATTCTCGTAATCATAATGATGATTTCAACCCTGGGTATTTATTCTTTCACGAATAATGCCTTAGATGCGAAAAAAACAAGTTATGCATCGTACTACCACGATAAATTTAACGGTAGAAAAACCGCTAGCGGAGAAATCTTTGATAACTCAAAGTTTACTGCAGCAAACAGAACGCTTCCGTTTGGAACAAACGTTAAGGTAACCAACCTTAAAAATGGAAAAGAGGTAATAGTAAGAATTAATGACAGAGGGCCTTTCCATTCATCAAGATCTTTAGATATGTCTAAAGCAGCGTTCGACGAGATCGGAGATATCAGTCATGGTACAATTCCGGTCGAATATGAAATTGTCGATTAA
- the rimO gene encoding 30S ribosomal protein S12 methylthiotransferase RimO, giving the protein MRTKSVGKKKINVVTLGCSKNVYDSEVLMSQLKANGKEVVHEDRGDIVVINTCGFIDNAKEESINTILDYVEAKNRGEVEKVFVTGCLSERYKPDLIKEIPDVDQYFGTRDLPVLLKHLGADYKHELVGERLTTTPKHYAYLKISEGCDRPCSFCAIPLMRGGHVSTPIEKLVSEAQKLAKKGTKELILIAQDLTYYGLDIYKKRALGDLLKELVKVDGVEWIRLHYAFPSGFPEDVLDIIREEPKVCNYIDIPLQHINSDLLKSMKRGTTHEKTDALLGKFREKVPDMAIRTTLIVGYPGETEERFQELKDWVREQKFDRLGCFTYSHEENTTAYVLEDDIPQEVKEARVEEIMEVQSQISWEKNQEKIGKIFRCIFDRKEGNYFIGRTEYDSPDVDNTVLVSAEDTYISIGEFAEVKITSAEEFDLYGELI; this is encoded by the coding sequence ATGCGTACAAAATCGGTAGGGAAGAAGAAAATCAATGTGGTCACTCTTGGATGTTCCAAGAATGTTTATGATTCAGAAGTATTAATGAGCCAGCTGAAAGCCAACGGCAAAGAAGTGGTTCACGAAGACCGTGGTGATATCGTTGTAATTAATACCTGTGGATTTATTGATAATGCTAAAGAAGAATCGATCAACACTATTCTTGATTATGTAGAAGCAAAAAATAGAGGTGAGGTTGAAAAAGTATTTGTTACAGGATGTCTGTCTGAAAGATATAAGCCGGATCTGATCAAAGAAATCCCGGATGTAGACCAATATTTTGGTACAAGAGATCTTCCTGTTCTTTTAAAACACCTGGGGGCAGACTATAAACACGAGCTCGTAGGAGAGAGACTGACAACCACTCCGAAACATTACGCTTACCTTAAAATCTCTGAAGGTTGTGACAGACCATGCTCTTTCTGTGCGATCCCTCTGATGAGGGGAGGACACGTTTCCACACCTATTGAAAAACTGGTCTCCGAAGCACAAAAATTGGCTAAAAAAGGGACAAAAGAATTGATTCTTATTGCTCAGGATCTTACCTACTATGGTTTAGATATCTATAAAAAACGTGCATTAGGCGATTTATTAAAAGAACTGGTAAAAGTAGATGGAGTAGAATGGATCCGTCTTCACTATGCTTTCCCAAGCGGTTTCCCTGAAGATGTTCTGGACATTATCCGTGAAGAACCTAAAGTTTGTAATTATATTGACATCCCTCTTCAGCATATCAATTCCGATTTGTTGAAATCAATGAAGAGAGGAACCACCCACGAGAAGACAGATGCCCTTCTGGGAAAATTCAGAGAAAAAGTTCCTGATATGGCTATCAGAACAACTTTAATTGTAGGCTATCCTGGAGAAACAGAGGAAAGATTCCAGGAACTGAAAGACTGGGTGAGAGAACAAAAATTTGACAGACTGGGATGTTTTACCTACTCACATGAAGAAAATACGACAGCCTATGTTTTGGAAGACGATATCCCTCAGGAAGTAAAAGAAGCAAGAGTAGAAGAGATCATGGAAGTACAATCTCAGATTTCCTGGGAAAAAAATCAGGAGAAAATTGGTAAAATATTCAGATGTATTTTTGATCGTAAAGAAGGAAATTATTTTATCGGTCGAACTGAGTACGATTCACCGGATGTAGATAATACAGTATTGGTTTCAGCTGAAGATACTTATATTTCTATAGGAGAGTTTGCAGAAGTTAAAATTACATCAGCTGAAGAATTTGACTTATACGGCGAATTGATATAA
- the rfbC gene encoding dTDP-4-dehydrorhamnose 3,5-epimerase, producing the protein MKIKETPLKDCYIIEPTIFEDERGYFFEKFNEKKFEELTGMNGHFVQDNISKSSYGILRGLHLQKGEHAQAKLVSCLEGSVWDVAVDLREDSPTFGKWFGIELTAENKMQLYIPRGFGHGFSVLSTDAVFSYKCDNFYNKESEGSVKFNDPDLAIDWKVDEKDAILSEKDKNAPRFKEKNF; encoded by the coding sequence ATGAAAATAAAAGAAACCCCCTTAAAAGATTGTTACATTATAGAACCTACCATCTTTGAAGATGAAAGAGGCTATTTCTTTGAAAAATTCAATGAGAAAAAATTTGAAGAGCTGACCGGAATGAACGGCCATTTTGTACAGGATAATATTTCCAAATCTTCGTACGGCATACTAAGAGGGTTGCATCTTCAAAAGGGAGAACATGCCCAGGCAAAACTGGTATCATGCCTTGAAGGAAGTGTTTGGGATGTGGCTGTAGATCTTCGTGAGGATTCGCCAACATTCGGAAAGTGGTTCGGTATAGAACTTACAGCAGAAAATAAAATGCAGCTTTACATCCCGAGAGGATTTGGGCATGGCTTTTCTGTTTTAAGTACCGACGCAGTATTTTCTTATAAATGTGATAATTTTTATAACAAAGAATCTGAAGGTAGTGTAAAGTTTAATGACCCGGACCTTGCAATCGACTGGAAAGTTGATGAAAAAGATGCCATACTATCAGAGAAAGATAAGAACGCCCCGCGCTTCAAAGAAAAAAACTTTTAA
- a CDS encoding glycosyltransferase family 4 protein: MEYFLVTLILFISILIYFRIADKYNIIDKPNHRSAHTQITLRGGGIIFPIAFIIFCIFNYNEAIQNYWSFGLGLLAICGISFIDDVKTLSNKIRLSVHLLAVILLLYFTGAFELMPFWAWPMLFVIIIGTLNAYNFMDGINGMTGVYSLITLGSLAYINKDIVEFTDQNFIYYPILASLVFLFFNFRKKAKCFAGDVGSMGIGFWIIGLITLLIMKTGEYKYILLLSVYGMEVVLTIMERLSLKENIFEAHRRHLYQLFANEKKVSHLVISGVYAIIQVIVNIFLIYSDLPVWAIVLIIFIPLGILYVGLKVSLKKQYGL; the protein is encoded by the coding sequence ATGGAATATTTTCTTGTAACACTTATATTATTTATTTCGATATTAATTTATTTCAGAATTGCTGACAAATACAATATTATCGACAAACCCAATCACAGAAGTGCCCATACTCAGATCACCCTGAGAGGGGGAGGTATTATTTTTCCTATCGCTTTTATCATTTTTTGTATATTCAATTATAATGAGGCCATTCAGAATTACTGGTCTTTTGGATTAGGATTGTTAGCCATTTGTGGGATTAGTTTTATTGATGATGTTAAAACATTGTCAAACAAAATCAGACTTTCCGTGCACTTATTAGCCGTAATTCTTCTTTTATATTTTACGGGAGCTTTTGAGCTTATGCCTTTCTGGGCATGGCCAATGCTTTTTGTCATCATCATCGGAACGCTGAATGCCTATAATTTTATGGATGGAATTAATGGGATGACAGGAGTATACAGTCTTATTACTTTAGGCTCGTTGGCTTATATCAATAAAGATATCGTAGAATTCACAGATCAAAACTTTATTTATTATCCGATATTGGCATCACTTGTTTTTCTGTTTTTTAATTTTAGAAAAAAAGCAAAATGTTTTGCCGGTGACGTAGGAAGTATGGGAATCGGATTTTGGATCATAGGATTAATTACCCTTCTCATCATGAAAACCGGTGAGTATAAATATATATTATTACTTTCTGTCTACGGAATGGAGGTCGTTCTGACCATTATGGAAAGACTATCCCTAAAAGAAAATATTTTTGAGGCACACAGAAGACATTTATATCAGCTTTTCGCGAATGAAAAAAAAGTCTCACATTTGGTGATTAGTGGTGTTTATGCTATCATACAGGTAATTGTGAATATCTTTCTGATATATTCCGATCTTCCGGTGTGGGCTATCGTCCTGATTATTTTTATTCCGTTAGGAATTCTGTATGTAGGTTTAAAAGTAAGTCTGAAAAAGCAGTACGGATTATAA
- a CDS encoding NAD-dependent epimerase/dehydratase family protein produces MNIVITGASGFVGQNLLKYLEDNQYNVAGLSLRNDWNLPVNCDALIHLAGKAHDTANTSADEEYFKINTDLTKKLFNEFLDSDISDFFYFSSVKATADTVDGILDESHHPDPKTPYGKSKLLAEQYLLSKELPEGKRLFIIRPCMIHGPGNKGNLNLLYQVVEKGIPWPLAAFENQRSFLSIENLNFLIVQILRTKDVRSGIYNFADDDFISTNKLIEIISNASGRKPRLWKISKELIITLAKLGDKIKLPLNSERLKKLTESYAVSNSKIKKALRLAKLPVSADEGLMKTIKSFKTK; encoded by the coding sequence ATGAACATCGTCATTACCGGAGCATCCGGATTTGTCGGGCAGAACCTGCTTAAATATCTTGAGGATAATCAGTATAATGTTGCTGGGCTGTCTTTAAGAAATGACTGGAACTTACCCGTAAATTGTGATGCTTTAATTCATCTTGCGGGAAAAGCCCATGATACTGCCAATACTTCTGCTGATGAAGAATATTTTAAGATTAATACCGACCTTACCAAAAAACTTTTTAATGAGTTTCTGGATTCAGATATCTCTGATTTTTTTTATTTCAGCAGTGTAAAAGCTACTGCAGATACAGTGGATGGAATTTTAGATGAAAGTCATCATCCGGACCCGAAAACTCCTTACGGAAAATCCAAGCTTTTAGCCGAACAGTACCTGTTATCCAAAGAGCTTCCGGAAGGGAAAAGACTTTTTATTATTCGGCCATGTATGATTCATGGTCCAGGTAATAAAGGAAATTTGAACTTATTGTACCAGGTGGTAGAAAAAGGAATTCCTTGGCCACTTGCTGCTTTTGAAAATCAAAGGTCTTTTTTAAGCATTGAGAATCTCAATTTTTTAATAGTACAAATTCTTAGAACTAAAGATGTTCGTTCCGGAATTTATAATTTTGCAGATGATGATTTCATTTCTACCAATAAACTTATAGAAATTATAAGCAATGCATCCGGTAGAAAACCAAGATTATGGAAGATTTCCAAAGAATTAATTATAACTCTTGCAAAATTGGGAGATAAAATCAAGTTACCGCTAAACTCTGAGAGATTGAAAAAACTTACCGAAAGTTATGCTGTCTCTAACAGTAAAATTAAAAAAGCTCTAAGACTTGCAAAGCTGCCGGTTTCAGCAGATGAAGGATTGATGAAAACTATAAAAAGTTTTAAAACAAAATAA
- a CDS encoding glycosyltransferase produces MQNKKVLHIITISFVINHFFGKQFKYLRAKTNNDYYLGCTPSEEFFQLADSLEYTPFSVDVTRNISPFTDLVAIYKIYKFIKKNKIDTAVGHTPKGGMVTMIAASLAGVNDRIYFRHGIIYETSKGLKKLLLKNIDRLSGTLATKVVCVSHSVQKISEDDHLNASSKNIILGLGTCNGIDTENKFNPEQQDVTLITDIRKELKINKGDFVIGYVGRLVKDKGINELINAWRVLQKKHKNLKLLLVGPIEERDAISEESKKIIENDPNIINTGFVLNAAPYFNVMDVFVLPTYREGFPTVSLEASSMNLPVLITKATGCTESIIEGHTGLFIKNEPEDIINKIELYIENPNMKKQHGRNGRTFVRQNFEERKIWDIIHEKLNY; encoded by the coding sequence ATGCAAAATAAAAAAGTTCTTCACATTATAACCATATCTTTTGTAATCAATCATTTTTTTGGAAAACAATTTAAATATTTACGTGCAAAAACCAACAATGATTATTATTTGGGATGTACTCCTTCAGAAGAGTTTTTTCAATTAGCTGATTCCTTAGAATACACTCCCTTTTCAGTTGACGTTACCAGAAACATCAGTCCATTTACAGATTTGGTCGCAATTTATAAAATTTATAAATTCATTAAAAAAAATAAAATAGACACGGCTGTAGGACATACTCCTAAAGGAGGGATGGTAACAATGATAGCAGCTTCTCTTGCTGGAGTTAATGATAGGATATACTTCCGACATGGCATTATATATGAGACAAGTAAAGGGCTTAAGAAATTACTTCTTAAAAATATTGATAGGCTTTCGGGAACACTAGCTACAAAAGTTGTTTGTGTAAGTCATTCTGTGCAAAAGATTAGTGAAGACGATCATTTGAATGCTTCATCTAAGAACATTATATTAGGTCTAGGCACATGTAACGGTATTGATACTGAAAATAAATTTAATCCAGAACAACAAGATGTTACTTTAATCACAGATATTCGTAAAGAACTAAAAATTAATAAGGGAGATTTTGTAATAGGGTATGTTGGAAGGTTAGTTAAAGATAAGGGGATAAATGAGCTTATAAATGCTTGGAGAGTGCTTCAAAAGAAACATAAGAATCTTAAACTTCTTTTAGTAGGCCCAATTGAAGAAAGAGATGCTATTAGTGAAGAGTCAAAGAAGATTATAGAGAACGACCCAAATATCATAAACACAGGATTTGTATTAAATGCTGCTCCTTATTTTAATGTAATGGATGTATTTGTACTTCCTACTTATCGTGAAGGGTTTCCTACAGTATCTTTAGAAGCCTCATCAATGAATCTTCCTGTATTGATTACTAAAGCTACAGGCTGTACAGAATCTATTATTGAAGGTCACACTGGACTTTTTATAAAAAATGAACCTGAAGATATTATAAATAAAATAGAGTTATATATTGAAAACCCTAATATGAAAAAGCAACATGGAAGGAATGGAAGAACATTTGTAAGACAAAACTTTGAAGAAAGGAAGATTTGGGATATCATACATGAAAAATTAAATTACTAA
- a CDS encoding glycosyltransferase: MSLVTIGIPVFNAEKFIFKSIQSILNQTYQNFELIITDDGSTDKTLKIIEFFKDSRIKVIADGMNRGISFRLNQQINLAQGKYFVRMDADDIMFPDRIEKQVKFLENNKKIDVVGTSVVVLDDEDHIIGYREAILLNEYTDLFNKILFNHPTVAGRIEFFKKFLYSEDLAGVEDADLWIRSFPSSNFDIIKEPLLFYRDPLVFKLKTYKSRLTKKNKLFRSNEYLKSHFILKQKLIIVNNLKMFLATLLSKIHQDQLLISGRNVQNPTNKEDWEKKLNLIIDAK, encoded by the coding sequence ATGAGTTTAGTAACAATTGGAATTCCAGTATTTAACGCTGAAAAGTTTATCTTCAAAAGTATTCAGTCAATATTAAATCAAACATATCAAAATTTTGAATTGATCATTACTGATGATGGAAGTACAGATAAAACGCTTAAAATAATAGAATTTTTTAAGGATAGTAGAATTAAGGTAATTGCAGATGGTATGAATAGAGGTATCTCTTTTAGGCTTAATCAGCAAATTAATTTAGCACAAGGTAAGTACTTTGTAAGAATGGATGCGGATGATATTATGTTCCCTGATCGTATTGAAAAACAGGTGAAATTTTTGGAAAATAATAAAAAGATAGATGTTGTAGGTACTTCAGTTGTTGTACTAGATGATGAAGACCATATAATAGGATATCGAGAAGCTATTTTATTAAATGAGTATACGGATTTGTTTAATAAGATACTATTCAATCATCCTACTGTTGCTGGTAGGATAGAGTTTTTTAAAAAATTTTTGTATTCAGAAGATCTTGCAGGGGTTGAAGATGCTGATTTATGGATAAGAAGTTTCCCATCTAGTAATTTTGACATTATAAAAGAACCGCTCTTATTTTATAGAGATCCTTTAGTATTTAAATTAAAGACCTATAAAAGTAGGTTGACTAAGAAAAATAAACTCTTTAGAAGTAATGAATATTTGAAAAGCCATTTCATTTTAAAACAAAAGCTTATTATTGTAAATAATTTGAAAATGTTTCTAGCAACTCTCTTATCAAAAATACACCAAGATCAGCTCCTGATCTCAGGAAGAAATGTACAAAATCCAACCAACAAGGAAGACTGGGAAAAAAAACTAAATCTTATTATTGATGCAAAATAA
- a CDS encoding right-handed parallel beta-helix repeat-containing protein — protein sequence MKYKLLMVVLFSTLFSCQTIDFTYSLPDSRVINEYTQPYPFQKVNLSNWDKLERILPLNYKNINKDYTKEIQTFFNSHKNVILPDYPIFISNALVITSNTNVFFSKNSKIIYTGEVKGRHYDIIKIENVENVNLYNPNIIGNRNAKLLHKGEWNAGISIQNSRKIRIYNPMVKNTWGDGIFIGSETASFSEDVIIEGGWIDNVRRNGISITSAKDVFIKNILISNVNGTNPQCGIDVEPSLPEDFIKNVNLNKVYTFNNALSGIAINMNALNQKSKDKVKNVSININNHTDNRSSYALLTSLNTENSIFDPSGVINISNTTWINNKNDSYWKSETKQAIKLNFKNIKIDSQLKSKSFFNTVNNSENLLYKN from the coding sequence ATGAAGTACAAATTATTAATGGTTGTTTTGTTTAGTACTCTTTTTTCTTGCCAAACAATTGATTTTACCTACTCGTTACCAGATAGTCGTGTGATCAATGAGTATACGCAGCCATATCCTTTTCAAAAAGTAAATTTGAGTAATTGGGACAAATTAGAGAGGATTCTTCCTCTCAATTATAAAAATATAAATAAAGATTACACAAAGGAGATACAAACCTTTTTTAACTCACATAAAAATGTAATTCTTCCTGACTATCCTATATTTATAAGTAACGCTCTGGTTATAACATCCAATACAAATGTTTTTTTTTCAAAGAACTCTAAGATTATTTATACCGGAGAAGTAAAAGGCAGACACTATGATATCATAAAAATCGAAAATGTAGAAAATGTAAACTTATATAACCCCAATATAATTGGTAACAGAAATGCTAAATTACTACATAAGGGAGAATGGAATGCTGGAATATCAATACAAAATTCAAGGAAAATTAGGATTTACAATCCTATGGTAAAAAACACATGGGGTGATGGGATTTTTATAGGTTCAGAAACAGCAAGTTTTAGTGAAGATGTGATAATAGAGGGTGGCTGGATAGATAATGTAAGGAGAAATGGTATATCAATAACTTCTGCTAAAGATGTTTTTATTAAGAATATTCTTATTTCTAATGTAAATGGTACAAACCCGCAGTGTGGGATTGATGTAGAACCGAGCTTACCAGAAGATTTTATAAAAAATGTTAATTTAAATAAAGTATATACATTTAATAATGCTTTGTCTGGTATAGCAATAAATATGAATGCCTTAAATCAGAAGTCAAAGGATAAAGTTAAAAATGTTTCAATAAATATTAATAATCATACCGATAATAGGTCTTCATATGCTCTGCTAACATCTTTAAATACAGAGAATAGTATTTTTGATCCTAGTGGCGTTATTAATATATCTAATACGACATGGATCAATAATAAAAATGATAGTTATTGGAAATCGGAAACTAAGCAAGCAATAAAACTTAATTTTAAGAATATTAAGATTGATAGTCAATTAAAAAGCAAATCCTTTTTTAATACAGTAAATAATTCTGAGAATCTTTTATATAAAAATTAG
- a CDS encoding EpsG family protein, whose amino-acid sequence MLDKHNFQSNNFIKLCLLYVVLFSLLFGFRDLDVGSDTGMYSWQYINSEYLENWGTDFFIKIIFSTLKLFLNNDPVNFFMFMACIFNASIFLTAYYLSKIYSVNIIFVLFIFFSLFFYKTLGTNIIRQGVSLGFFILGVVLFFYKQKYTISVVGCFILSILFHFTSIIPIILLFLISYSNKKITLKYFYILYVLSIILSYFDLGFNKIIDSGLVSNVDERRSSYLDASSYDGLYMIGFKPQFVVFNSFFLLVFIYMKNRMNNINDTMYLVILKSYILLSCIFFLFFHIPYSDRWGVISWILIPFLMVPYFNKKVNNLPFGFIILGLVGIFIFFNNI is encoded by the coding sequence ATGCTTGATAAACATAATTTTCAATCAAATAACTTTATAAAACTATGCTTATTATACGTAGTATTATTTTCGTTATTATTTGGCTTTAGAGATTTAGATGTAGGTTCAGATACTGGAATGTATAGTTGGCAATATATTAATTCTGAATATCTTGAAAATTGGGGCACAGATTTCTTTATTAAAATTATTTTTTCAACTCTTAAATTGTTTTTAAATAACGATCCCGTTAACTTTTTTATGTTTATGGCATGTATATTCAATGCTTCCATATTTTTAACGGCCTATTATCTTTCAAAAATTTATTCAGTTAATATCATATTTGTATTATTTATTTTTTTTAGTTTGTTCTTTTATAAAACATTAGGTACTAATATTATAAGGCAAGGAGTATCTTTGGGCTTTTTTATTCTTGGGGTTGTTTTATTTTTTTATAAACAAAAATATACAATATCTGTTGTTGGATGTTTTATTTTAAGTATATTATTTCACTTTACAAGTATTATACCTATTATATTACTATTTTTAATAAGCTACAGTAATAAAAAAATCACTCTGAAATATTTTTATATCTTATATGTTTTAAGTATTATTTTGTCTTATTTTGATCTCGGATTTAATAAAATAATTGATAGCGGTCTTGTTTCAAATGTTGACGAAAGAAGAAGTAGCTATTTGGATGCGAGTAGTTATGATGGTTTGTACATGATTGGATTTAAACCACAGTTTGTTGTTTTTAATTCATTTTTTTTATTAGTCTTCATTTATATGAAAAATCGAATGAATAATATTAATGATACCATGTATCTTGTGATTTTAAAATCATATATTCTTTTAAGTTGTATATTCTTTTTATTTTTTCATATTCCTTATTCTGATAGATGGGGGGTGATATCGTGGATTTTAATTCCTTTCTTAATGGTACCTTATTTTAATAAAAAAGTTAATAATTTACCTTTTGGTTTTATAATTTTGGGGTTAGTGGGAATATTTATATTTTTTAATAACATTTAA
- a CDS encoding glycosyltransferase produces the protein MNILICTNSLCYGGAESFSIQLYEKLKQSYNTSYLIFSDDTKILERFQDTNASEIFSTNKGSKGFLSMLSQIFKVYNYIKHKKIDVVYCSMPPSALVFWIIKLFYNKFKIIYITMHVYENAVKNEKALWKTGLPNKSTDKFFGLSDYLSQQLINKNKANKEKVLTNRLPVDTQKFSPDTKLKRIDIDLPEDKKILGICCRLHPQKRVHLFIETFRFLEDKNVIGVIYGEGEEYDKLVELIGKYNLKDKVLLRPFIDNVNEVIPLFDIYLQTVSGPNLGLVTLEAFSCGVPVIMLADNDEEKYMIEDTYCGQNVGGISSTEPKTIAATVEDLLNNNLDQVKLNCRKLALEQYSWKQFMNINEIVLKGLF, from the coding sequence ATGAACATTCTAATATGTACCAATTCTTTATGTTATGGAGGAGCAGAAAGCTTCTCTATACAATTGTATGAAAAATTAAAGCAATCATATAATACGAGCTATCTAATATTTTCTGATGATACAAAAATATTAGAAAGGTTTCAGGATACTAATGCTAGCGAAATATTCTCTACAAATAAAGGATCAAAAGGATTTTTGTCGATGTTATCTCAGATTTTTAAGGTATACAATTACATTAAACATAAGAAGATAGATGTGGTTTATTGTTCTATGCCGCCATCAGCATTAGTATTTTGGATTATTAAGTTATTTTATAATAAATTTAAGATCATCTATATTACGATGCATGTGTATGAAAATGCGGTGAAAAATGAAAAAGCTTTATGGAAAACTGGGTTGCCGAATAAAAGCACCGATAAATTTTTTGGATTAAGTGATTATTTATCTCAGCAATTAATTAATAAGAATAAAGCAAATAAAGAAAAAGTGCTTACAAATAGGCTGCCTGTAGATACACAAAAATTTTCTCCTGACACTAAACTAAAAAGAATTGATATAGATTTACCGGAAGATAAAAAAATACTCGGTATCTGTTGTAGATTACATCCTCAAAAGAGGGTACACTTATTTATAGAAACATTTAGATTTTTAGAAGATAAGAATGTAATAGGTGTAATTTATGGGGAAGGGGAAGAGTATGATAAATTAGTTGAATTAATCGGCAAGTATAATTTGAAAGATAAAGTTTTGTTACGCCCTTTTATTGATAATGTTAACGAAGTTATTCCTTTATTTGATATTTATTTACAGACAGTCAGCGGGCCTAATTTAGGCTTAGTTACTTTAGAAGCTTTTAGTTGTGGAGTTCCAGTAATAATGTTGGCGGATAATGATGAAGAAAAATATATGATTGAAGATACTTACTGTGGTCAAAACGTAGGAGGAATATCGAGTACGGAACCTAAAACTATAGCTGCAACAGTAGAAGATCTTTTAAATAATAATTTGGATCAAGTAAAGTTAAATTGTAGAAAACTTGCTTTGGAACAGTATTCGTGGAAGCAATTCATGAATATAAACGAAATTGTTTTAAAAGGATTATTTTAG
- a CDS encoding acetyltransferase yields MKTKEEILIFPYSGTGIEALDCLSDDQCCIGFISDDISIIGTEQYGITIYSREAFQKFPGAKILAVNGSPVSFKKRKQIIDSLELEINRFTTLIHPKAIIGNNVKVGSNVLIMAGVVATANAEIGNHICILPNTVIHHDSRVGDYTLVAANNTICGDVVIGENCYLGASSTIRNGVCIGDQVLLGAGSNVVKNLISGIIVKGNPAK; encoded by the coding sequence TTGAAAACTAAAGAAGAAATATTAATATTTCCTTATAGCGGGACTGGCATTGAAGCATTAGATTGTCTTTCTGATGATCAATGTTGTATAGGTTTTATTTCCGATGATATTTCAATTATCGGAACAGAACAGTATGGCATTACAATATATAGTAGAGAAGCTTTCCAAAAGTTTCCAGGTGCTAAGATTTTGGCTGTCAATGGCAGTCCCGTTTCTTTTAAAAAAAGAAAACAGATTATTGATAGTCTTGAACTTGAAATTAATAGATTTACGACACTCATACATCCCAAGGCTATTATTGGGAATAATGTAAAGGTTGGGAGTAATGTTCTTATAATGGCAGGAGTGGTAGCTACAGCTAATGCTGAGATAGGAAATCATATCTGTATTCTTCCTAATACAGTTATTCATCATGACTCTAGGGTAGGAGATTATACCCTTGTTGCAGCAAATAATACGATTTGTGGAGATGTGGTTATAGGTGAAAACTGTTATTTAGGAGCAAGTTCAACAATTAGAAATGGGGTCTGTATTGGAGATCAAGTTTTACTGGGGGCAGGAAGTAATGTTGTTAAAAATTTAATATCCGGTATTATTGTTAAGGGAAATCCTGCTAAATAA